A genomic region of Lytechinus pictus isolate F3 Inbred chromosome 2, Lp3.0, whole genome shotgun sequence contains the following coding sequences:
- the LOC129270591 gene encoding cytochrome b5 type B-like — MATAETSSFIASSPNNNDVDDITQFSMKEVALHSDRGSCWLVIKDFVYDVTSFISEHPGGWEIIMERAGTDATYAFEGKGHSEDAKKLLAGFMIGQLNTNERLEKG, encoded by the exons ATGGCAACTGCAGAAACGAGTTCCTTTATAGCG TCTAGTCCAAACAACAATGACGTTGATGATATCACCCAGTTTTCAATGAAGGAGGTGGCTCTTCATTCAGATCGTGGTTCGTGTTGGCTTGTCATTAAAGATTTTGTCTATGATGTGACGTCATTTATTTCAGAG catCCTGGCGGATGGGAAATTATTATGGAGAGGGCAG GTACTGACGCAACTTATGCCTTCGAGGGGAAGGGTCATTCTGAAGACGCAAAGAAGCTGCTAGCTGGCTTTATGATTGGTCAATTAAATACG AACGAGCGTCTGGAGAAAGGTTGA